The Bacillota bacterium DNA window GAAGAAGGCGTAGATGTTCTGGTCAGGCTCCGCCCGTCCGCTCCATCCCACCGGGGTCGCCTGGTAGGTCAGTTTATCCATCTTGTCCAGCAGTTGGCCCCACTCGACCTGTTCGATCTGGGCTCTTATGCCGGCCTCCGCCCACATGTTCTGCAGGACCTGGGCGACCAGCTGCCCGGCCGGATCCGGCGTGATGCTCAGCGTGAAGCTGAAGCCGTTGGGGTAACCGGCGCGCTTCAGGTACTCCCGGGCCCTGGCCAGGTCGCGCTCCGGCGGGGATCCGCCGTCGTTGACCGGCGACGCGGGCGGGAAGGGCCCATAAGAGGGCACGGCAAGCCCGTTCAACGCGGCCCGGATCAGCACGTCTCGGTCGGTGGCAGCCTCGAGGGCCTTGCGGAGGAAGAGGTTGTCGAACGGCGGCTTCGTGACGTTGAGCCAGATGCCCTGGTAGCCCAGGCTGGGCTCAATGACCAGGCGCACGCTCTGGTCCTTTCGGAGCGCATCGACGTTGCGAGCCGGAATGGCGTTGAGAATGTCGATCTCTCCGCTCTGGAGGTTGAGGATGCCGATGTTGCGATCCACGAAGACCCTGTAGATCAGCTTATCCGCCTTTGGTAGGCCCGGACGCCAGTAGTGCTCGT harbors:
- a CDS encoding ABC transporter substrate-binding protein, which gives rise to EHYWRPGLPKADKLIYRVFVDRNIGILNLQSGEIDILNAIPARNVDALRKDQSVRLVIEPSLGYQGIWLNVTKPPFDNLFLRKALEAATDRDVLIRAALNGLAVPSYGPFPPASPVNDGGSPPERDLARAREYLKRAGYPNGFSFTLSITPDPAGQLVAQVLQNMWAEAGIRAQIEQVEWGQLLDKMDKLTYQATPVGWSGRAEPDQNIYAFFYTNGGFNNSGYSNPTVDQLLDQSRLAGNLADRKRIYHDVLTVLRDELPYIYLYHPNVVIALRRDVQGFTYIPDGLIRLAPVTK